aaaattttcttctaaatagGGGGTGTTAATTGCAGGGAAGGACAAGTCAGTAGTTTTGTGGAGTATTCAGGACCATATAACATCATCTGCCACTGACCCAGCAACAAAGTCTCCAGGATCTGGTGGATCAATCATTAAAAAGGCTGGGGATGGCAATGATAAAGCCACTGATGGCCCTTCTGTTGGACCACGAGGTATCTATCAGGGGCATGAGGATACAGTTGAAGATGTGGCATTCTGTCCATCCAGGTATCTCCTGTGGCCCTGGCTAAAATGCATATGTAGTCATTTGGTTGTTTGTTGTTTTAGTATTCAATGTATAATATCTTTCATGAAAATTCtgagtttttatgattttagttatcattaatgatatgttattttattcattgtatAATGTGTATGATTGAAGATGTAGCCATAAAATTGATCTCATTAATATGCTGTTgcatttatctttaattatggTGTTGGAAACCATGTAAGTTGATGTTTCTGATGTGGCTTTTTATTTCTGATTACGTTTATATTTTTCTGAAGTGCGCAGGAGTTTTGTAGTGTAGGAGATGACTCTTGCCTTATATTATGGGATGCTCGAAATGGCACTAACCCAGCTATCAAGGTTATGCGCCTCTGCTTTATATTCTTGGTCTTACTAGTACCTGGTAtctgtttttgctattttttcttgGACTATGGTtgacaaatcatgcaataattaTGAATGCATTCCCAGCATTGATGAACTGAAAACCTGATCTGATTGTTCTGAATGGTGAGGAACTAGGTTATTATTCATTACTTTCCGCTCTAgaatatattgaatttttcttgttttgacaaTCTGTTCACATTGACTGGATGTAGTGTTTTTATCTTAGAAACTGAGTAAtaacttgtattttatttattttgtgtttcttttaatatttacttCATTGATTCAAATTATCATTCATGTTTTGCATGCcttattgctttttaaaattcagTGGTATTCTGTGAATCGTGCTTGTTCAATTTTAAACTAAAGAGCTCAGCTCTGACTATCTATGTTTTTGTGTGCTCACAATTTTGGTTTCTGGTCAACAGGTTGAAAAGGCACATAATGCTGATCTTCACTGTGTTGATTGGAACCCTCATGATGATAACCTCATTTTAACTGGGTATGTTTCAATTTTATGCTTCCTCCAGTTATGTTATGCTGCCAAGATGTGAACAAGATAATCATTTTTagtttggttgatttttttttttgtgattgtaaggaaaaaaaattaaatgatatagaTCTTTTCTTAACTCTCCTTGATTTTTCTTCAGGTCAGCAGATACTTCTGTTTGCATGTTTGATCGACGGAATCTCACTTCTAATGGAGTTGGTTCACCTGTCTATAAATTTGAGGGTCACAATGCTGCTGTTCTCTGTGTACAGGTACTAATCAAcctcttccttttattcttctCATCCCCAGGAcctttcttcttaattttaattggaAGCAGTCACTTGTTGTCCCTGAAGTGCTTGCTgtacatgtttattttattaatctctcattctttttcagtggtCTCCAGATAAGGCTTCTGTGTTTGGGAGTTCTGCGGAGGATGGTCTCTTAAACATTTGGGATTATGAGAAGGTTTGTGTGTCCAGTCTCTTCACACATAATTGAATATAAAACAGATGGCTCTTGGCAATGTAGACCTATTTGACAAATCATTCACAAGTCAACAAATCCTCAAGAGAAGGGGAAAAGGATTGCATAcactttttttctagtttgaaatgtttttaagaaatatttgatTTCCTTATTGTTTCATAAGAAGCTGGAGCAAGGACCAAACTGTTCATCTAATAATTATTGCATGCAGTAAAGATAATTGTATGGAGAGGAGCTTCTCTGCAAGAATGCGTAATTTTGAATATGTACATGCGTGTAACTTGTCTATTAGAAGTCCTATTTGGGTTGCTGGTTCTTCACTTTGAGATAAATGAAATATTTAGTGTACGAGGATGCCTATAGGAAGTTAAAAAACTAAAGCTGATAAAACTGAATGTAATTAGACTCCCACCTAGTTTGTTACATGGATGAGGGATTTCTTAACACAGTTGTTCTTGAGCTTGACCCAACATTCTTTATGATGCTTTTAAGCTAAACCTCTCCTTTATTGAGGAAAAGCTTTCCCCCCAGCTCTACCTCAGATTTCAAAAGTTCTAATTAAAGCTGCTTTGCTTGTTTGGTTCCAATGGTGCCTGCTTTCCTGTTTGATTGGAACCTTGGTGATGTTTTACTAGCATGCATCCTCAATGATGTTTTCTATTCTTACAGGTTGGCAAAAGGTCTGAGCGTCTGACTAGAGCCCTGAATTCCCCTGCAGGATTGTTTTTCCAGCATGCTGGGCACAGGTTTGTAAGATTGTTTTTCTCCTTGAAAACAGTTCCTTAGTTGCAAGAAATTCTCAATGGTTTGTGATTCTTTGTTAACTCATATTAAGGATTCCCTTTTACGTGTTTGTTGCACCTGGAATATATGTTTATCAAACTAGACATTTATCACTGGATTGACAAATGAAAATCTTATCATTCAAGATGATTCCTTAACATTTGTCATTGTATGGTTgcctttatcattttcttgttcatgcagtTAATGCAACCATCTTGTCTGATTGTCCCTTAGCCTTGATTGCCTGCTACCATGTCTAtgtgaaaaacattatttttttctagtttcagaATTTGGCCTTTAGTAATCAGAGGCAACCCAACACTTGTTTGTGGTCCTCTAGATTACATACAATGTGAAACATGCTGTGAAAGGCTGTCAAATCAGGGAAAACTCAAATGGTTTTTACCTGTTTGTGTTCAAGAGCTCGTTAAGGTCATATCTACCTTggtataaagatttttttggtttaacaaAATCAACTGGGACATTTCAAGCACAGATGCAGGATGTCAACATAAAAGTTCTAAATTCACTGTAAATAAGCATTCATCTTATCTTTTGTTCTGGTCTTCACATgtttaatgtgtttttcttaGCCATATTTAATCCTACTTATATGTTTGATTGATAATAAAGCACATCTTCAATATTTGAATGCTCCGttcttttttgaaattcttttgtattttctgTGACCAGAAAAGTCTCTCATAAATTTGCTTCATTCTGTTCGTTCAGGGACAAGGTTGTTGACTTCCATTGGAATGCATCTGATCCTTGGACATTGGTTAGTGTGTCTGATGACTGTGATACAACTGGGGGAGGAGGGACATTGCAGGTAATAATTTCTTTCCGAGGAAGTGTCTTACTTGGTGATTGTGCAAGTGTATGGATAATTTGGTAAAACCTACTGTGTTCATGAAGAtgggaattgagttttaaaagtattctaGAGATACTTCTACATTGGGTCATTTGGATAAtgcttaaatttgatttaataaaaatgtgTGCAGATATGGCGCATGAGTGATTTGATCTACAGGCCAGAAGATGAAGTTTTGGCAGAGCTTGAGAAGTTCAAGTCACATGTGGTTTCCTGTGCTTCGAAGCCTTGACATGGACGTGAAACAAAGAAACTTGTATGATGATGGGAATCAGCATGAAGTTCTAGTTTATCGTCTGGATTTAGCTGTATTCTGTTTTCTTGACGAAGACTGATAGCAATTGGAGGGGATGAATGCCTATGTATTTGCTTCATTAGAGTTTGTAGCTTTTTAGAGATGAGACTTTCAAGTTGAAGGTTTGGACACATGCTTTGCCCTTTTCAGGTTAAAGTCGCACTAAATCCTACTCGTGACCAAATTAAGGTAGATCGTTTCTGGATTTAGACTCATTAGTAAAGAATTTAGCATGGATGATGAGACAAGGAAAAGAGGGACCCAGACAAGTTTTGCATGGGttgctaattgttttttttttttgaaaaaaataaattagcatagaaaattaaattttttgatagaATAATACCATTTAAAATGTGGAGTTAACGAgggaataaataaatttaggtgagaaattataaaaaggggaaacaaagaaggaaattgcatattttttttagaatggtTGAGTGGACTGCATATAAAGAgatttacatttttatttgaatcgaTTGAAAATTGTTTCTTTGATAAGGAAATAATGAAGTTACGATAAATGAAAAGAGGAAATTGGTGTATGGAAAATCCTATAGTATTGCtaaagaaatagaaataataTGGTGTGGAGGAAGTAGTATTGTGAATGGAATTATCCTTGCCAAATATggatgttagaaaataatttcagaAATTTATGTGTAACCAATGGAAAATTGAGATATGTTACGGATctttgtttgaaattaaaataaacggATGTATGCAATGCAAAAGACCTAGTAATTGGACCGGTTCGGGTAAGATAAAAGATCGGCACAAGAAAAAACCCAGCCTGACCTAGATGACTCGGCCTAACTCTGGTGAGAcctggtatatatatatatgtgtgcaCACTAACTCACTTGACTCGAGGAATTtggaaaagcaaaagaaaagcttAAGTTTTTGccttaatttatttctttgaattttgaacAATCAAGAGATTTTCTTTTGCTGATTGAATCTTCTAACCCCTTACTGGATCTCTGATTTTACTATTTACATCATTCCCTTTCTGtcattgtttttcttatcaTAATCTTGTAGAATTCTGCACCAATGGTTCGAAAGAGAAGCTGGATTCCACTGTAATAAGCTAGGTACTTCCTTTTTCTGCttcacaatattttattttgggtttaattatgCTGGCAATAATCAATAATCTACCATTAGTCATGCCATAAGGAGACAAACTCACCTGATGATGTATGGTTGaagaaactctattttttttcaaagatatcaacatcttttttttaattagtagcCTTGTTCCTATGTGATTGGTTTATTAAATTACTAGTTGGCTTGgtctcttgattttattttttaacctggTATAAACATTATGCCACTGATTTACATCCTTCTCTATTTTCCTTCTATTTAGCTATTTTAATATTCCTTTATAGTTTGATTTATGGAAGCcacttttttaaacttttttttttctaaatagctACATTAATTTCTGGTTTTGTTATTGCATGAGATTTCCAAGTGATGGTTAATAGTGAGCATCTGATTTTGTCATTGCAACCTACTATTTATGTCACAAACTCatgtttctattttctttttcttatttttctaaatactaTCACCTACATTGTTGTTGttgccaattttatttttcttgttggtTCTCAGTTGGTTTATGTGATCTTCCAGAACAGGACATCCCATTTGCAATATTTTTCCAGTGAGGCCAGCTTTGATTTCTGAGAGTTAATGATCTTTTAGTGGATTCACAGAGAACATCAAAACAAGGTGTAAGAATTTTAAATTCCAAGCCAACAGATTAAATGTTCATGTTTGGAATTTTGGacagaaaaactaaaattgttaTCCTTAAATCCGGGTTGACCCAGGTTAACCTGGGTTGACTCACAAGACCCATGACCCGGTCATTTTATCGGGTCAACTACCTGGTTGGGTTTTATAACTATAGTATGCATTTGGGTGGAAAGAAATTCAGATatgtaaaggaaaagaaataaattgtgGACTAACCTATTAATGGTAATATGAGAGAAAATTATTAATGGGATTGTTGATTTCTTGAGAAAgtgaaaattgataaaattaccaTGGGGTAAAGTTTCAgaatttttagaatattatgtggtgatttttcaaatttgcaCGAAAAAGTACCAGTAATcgggtaaaaaaataatatactaaagacacataataatataattaaaagaaagatggTATTAATTAGTTGAAATGTCAGCCTTCAAAGGGCTGTTTCCAGCCgaccaaaagaagaaaagaaaatgactcATGGGGActagataaatttaaatatgaaagGCAAGGGTTTAAatgtaaataatgaaaattttactatataaacCCCAATTTGCTTGGGGTGTCCAGTAGGTGATAGGGAGAGAAAGGGGAGTTAGGGATTTTTTTACATCTTCTCTACAATTCTCTCATCAATTCTTGAAAATAATGCATGATTATGGAGAGTTAAGATAATTAAGAAGGTTTATGGTGAGCTACACTAATTATGGAGGAAGAATGAAGTGTtgagaaaggaagaagaaggagggagATAAATGATGGTTTCACCTTGAagtttcttctaattaaattcCTTGTTATCTTAATAGTAAGCATGATTCTATTATGTTGATTGTAGAAATTTCATACATGTATCATCGGGTGATGATGTGCTTGATTATGGAATTTTGTGATTAGCATATTGGTTGTAGTAATTTGTGATAttgttatgaaattttatttgttggcATGAAAATTGAATGAGTTAGTGTTTAATTGAGTAAAAAGTTGAAGAAATTTCATGCTACCCTTACTTGAAAGTTTGgcattggtagaaaaatatatgGAATGTATGTGATTGATGAAATGGAAAATTACCATGctcaaatgaataaaattaacctTAGATGAGGTTTTGAAAACTAGAATCAAAGAAGAATTGATCCCTCATtggatgtaaaataaaaataaaaatttggcaAGGCTAAatggaagaagaggaaaattGTATTTGACTAAGTTAGGATTTTAATTTGGATGGAAATATATTTAATGGGGTTAATTAATGCATAAACAAgtaggatgaaaaaaaaaaaaaatgacatcctTACTAAACTTAGAAATTTGGCAAAGTgatcaaagaaataaaaggatgGAATGCAGATGCgggtaatgataaaattaatgttgaaaTACATTAAGAAACATGGTGAGAGGGATTGAATTGCAAATTGATGGAAGgaatatcttaatttttcatCTTATAAAGGTTTGGCCAagttcatgaaaataaatgaaataggTTGTTAAAGTTGGTTGTTAAATTGTGACAAAATCCTTGTTTAATCTTATTGTTGTAATATATAAGGATTAGGgaaaatggtggaattgaagTCATAGAATGGATAATACAACTAATTTATTAGTTGGATAAACCATGgtgataaatatattataaataaaataatttattatgggtATATGGATTGGAAGTAGTTTATTAGTGATTTATGAATGtgaagtttaaatttaattttgcgatgaaaaaataaatttaaataatttcagAAAGAAATAATTGTATAAGTGATTTAGTAATTCATGTTGGTACATGAGAGTTGCCTATGAGAGGACAACATCAAGGTTGTGCATTTAGTGACCAAACTACAGGTAGGTGTCTGACACCTAAtctatttagaaatttttatgAATGTTAAGATAtagtaatttttcttataatgccATTGTAAATATGAATATTGatgtgatattattattaagaaaattgaaaagttcTAGTTAATCACATAGGCGATAATAAGTAATCTATTATGAGATGTGATTTAttgtaacaacaaaaaaaccttgTATATATTAACTTTGACTGCAACGATAGAATTGCTATGCAAGAATTATTATTGACCGCATTGGCGGGATTCGATGTATGATCTATTACCGATTAAAACAGTGGAAATCGTATGTAATTTGTGTTAGACCgctatgtaataataataataataaggtaatatatatatatatatatatatatatatatatatatatatataatagtaatttttgtgtgtgtgtgtgtgtgtgtgtgtgatgggAACATCAAAATAACTGACGTGCGCGATAGccgataaataaatagatattgtGTGAAAACTAGTTCCATGGTTAATTGGACTAGTGCCCTAGTTAATGAGTAAATGGAGAAATTGGTGCCCTAGTTAATGGGCAAATGGAGAAACCGGTACCCTAAGTAATGAGTAATTAAAGAAACTAGTGTCCTGATTAATGAGACTAAGTGCTCTGGTTAATGGATCATTGGAGAAACTAGTATCTTGGTTAATGAGATTAATACTTTGATTAATGGGCAATTGAAGAAGCCAATAATTTGGTAATTGAACAAATGTCTGGTTTGGACTACAAAGGACATTACTATGTTCTTAATTTGTGCTAACTGTATTGATTTGTAAAGttaaggataaaataagaaattaattgttTAGTAATTGATAAGGTAAATATATAGAAGAGATAATAGTAAATAATCATTGTGTATAAAGCTGATTATATttggtattaaataaaatatcaggtACCTCGCAGTATTGTGCCGAGTAGTAAATTGTGTTAGTAGTATTAGATTAAGATATTGATGCAGATGTCAATGAATTGGTATAGTTCAAGTATGAGGAAAACTCCATTGGAATTTTAGTAGAgtgtatattaaattattttaaaaagacagTTATGCATGATGGTTTTCGAATGGTTAGGATTGTCATATTAAGGGATTAATAAGTTATTCGGCTGACCAATTGACCACAACAATAACATGTAATGAAGTAAGGTGTACGTGAGTTTGACTGTGCTGATAGGTTAAGGTTTGAGTATTAAATTATCCCTACAGATAAAGtttaatggaaaagaaaaataatatgagcACGTCTTTTAAGTATAAAAGTGATGAAAGTTTAtgtgataaattataaataatagaaatggACATGAAATAAGtggaataaataataaattgaggaaatttcttgatataaaaagaatgttgtATGGACTGATGTACAATGTATCATAGATATAATAAATGCTAAGGAAACAAAAGGGCGACTTGAATTACATATGTTGTAAATTAAATTACGATGTGAATTAGATATAATTACGCAATGATTTATGATATGGATTAAAGATGGTTGTGAGAGGAAAAgatcatatgatttatatgtgttGAGGAAATAAATTGTGGTGTAAATTCCATGTGATATgaaataataacataaactgaaTATATTCATGAAATGGAaagaattatgaaataaatccaAGGCGAAAAGAAACACTGTATGAAAGTGTTTGAATGATTCCAATCAATTTTAAAGTTGTGAGGAATAAATTGTATATTGATGTGTTAAACTAgattaaggaaaaagaaaaagaaaaggaaagttaTCATGATATAAGAATGATAACGTGATGAATAAGATGTTGGAAATAAAACTTATCAGAGAACGATGAATATGTATAATGTTGGAAATTAATGTAAGATCAATGTTCTTAcagaaatatttatgaaattagttttgatcatataattattaaacgtTAATAACTAGGATGATGCAaatgtttattataaattaatttttttaattttttgtatgccACAGATAAATTCTTTTGAGGCATCAGTTTTTTAGGGTCACTAAGTTATCTAGTTTTATGCAGAaagaatatatgtattttaagaGAAAGATaaacttataaataatttatgtaaaTATGATTTCAACAAGAGTTGTGATAAactgtgttttttaataaaaaaattattgaaaggcTGTTGAgacttttcttatatatataaaaaaacaatttactcaTATTGTTTACATACTTGATCAATGAAAATAAGTATAAACGCATGCGAATATGCTAGGCGTTACAAGGTCACTTAGGCAAGGGCAGGGAGTTAGATCTAGTTATGCTATTGATGAACTCAGATCATCCAATAAACGATGTAGATGTAGATATATAGATgagttatattaatataatttgggatttcaattactaaaatgttaaattattaaagtatatgagatttattttgcatgtatatatgtctttttttatttgttttcctgAGGTTATTTGTGATTATGAaatgtaaaaatttattgagtttGATTATTGTGGTTCTTTCCAAGTATTTTTAAGAAGAATAAAATGTTGGGTATAGTTTCTATATAATCCTGTCCCATTTgttaaaattggaaaaaaattaactctctagaatcatgaaataaattaaatgatagattaacaaactaaataataaatctcataagaactattttttcttagatttagatttattatttctagaatttaatttatgtgGCGGTTTAGAACTATGATATTGAATTAATATCGATGTTCAGAAATACGACATTAATTATATGTCGTGGTTCTGAACCAtgacatttaaaaatatgatatttcatcaaaactttttattattgtgttaaattgccatttcttttgattttgtatgCTAATTGCTAATTTGACTTGATATTTGTCACTCTTCTCATTGTTGATCTTAGACTAATTTTGTGTAGGTATATAGCTTGTTTAGGACCTAATTAAAGAGGGATTAAAACTCATTATATGGTTTGAGAATATTCCgactattaaagaaaaaaaaagttgaagtatttttgtttgccctaaataattttttttgtttttccattcaATAAAAGAGAAGGAGGTGCCTCCTCATCTTGAATTTGGAATTTACTGGAAGCTGAAGAATGCATGCAGTCTCTGTCAGTGGTGTGgattgatgatttattttatttaaggttATCACATTCATCTATAATAATCTATTTCACTAAAACAAAAAcccaacatgaaaataaatagaatcctagttatcatttacaaataaaaaataaaaaatatagacttGCACATACAATACACAATCTAATGCAAACCCAAGAacctaaacacaaaaaaaacttttaatactTACCCACAAACTAACCTAGCCCACATAACACGTCTAATGAACACTATAGTAATCCTCAATTAGTGATGAGGGATAAGGTGTGGAGGGAAAAGGAAGCGAGGTGGTCACAAGTAAAGGAAAAGGTTTGGTTTGAAGATGGAGAATCCACTATAATTGGGTTTTGATTCTCTCTTTATAAGGTGATTCTAGTATtgaaaaatccaatcttttatcgagatttataaaaagtaaattcaatTCTGAATTTAAATCCACTATTGGTGTTGGATTTTCCTCTTGTAATATTCATGTTAATGATAAAGTTGTCAAGGCTGAGATTTGGGACATTGCTAGCTAAGAaaggtataatttattttatctctaaATCATGGATCTTTGTAGTTTTCTATACAtgagttttatattattttgtgagatttttatttgggtCCATTTGATATATATGCCTTTAGTTCTCAAAAGAATTTCTAGTCAAGATATTAGAAAATGTTTTGATGGTTTCATTGATGTTAGCTTTGAGATGTAGGTGGGGTTATATAAATGGATAAGATCGTGTCATtgtaaatatatcataaaactATTTGTGTTGATTTGGGTCTATTTGATTTGTTTCTGTATGGCAACATCTTGATTAgggttcttgaaaaaaaaacatgtatcatTGCcagtttatatggatggaagtTATAGGTTCAAAGTTTGATTCTCTTCTTAATCATAAGTTTATACATACGTGAAAAAGAGAAACCATTAattatttctcttaaaaaaaaactgctagTGATTCATAGAGAAACTATAAAGTACTTTTCCATACAACTTTGTTTCTATTAACATATATGTAGCCTTTTTGGAAAGCAATTGAAGTTAATATCATAGGTGATTAATGATGGGTTCTCCATGTTAGAGAAATAATGGAAGCTTCATGTTTAATGTAAACAAACCATTAATTGTTCTGCATTTCATGttgttagatttaattttttaaattttatgaaggAATTCCAAAGAAGTTTGCTAGATTGTATGGAAAAGGTTTGTCAAATAAGGTAGTCCTTGAGGTCCCTAATATTACAGTGTTGGAAGTAGGATTGTTGATGGAGGCTAGAGGattgtttaattaaatgaaGGGGAAGAATCTGGTTTCTTGGAATACCATGATTAGTAGGCATGTGAGTTTGGGTCTAATAAAGGataagaaatgattttttgataagATATTGTGGAAAATAAAGGACGTAATTACTTTTAACTTCATGATTGATGGGTATGCAAGAAGGGGTAGATTTACAAAGATATTGGAGATATTTGAAGAGGTGTGTAtgagttttaaatttgatatgtcTTGTTTTATGCCATTAGTTTTGTGTGTTTATAATGAATTAAAGATTTTTAGCTCAAAGACCattgtcttaattttttaatttagttatgcATAACTTGAAATGAGTTATGCTTTGAATTGAGTGTTTAATGATTGAAATTAAACTATAAGCTTTCATACTTTTTCAAGCCAACATCCTATCTTTTCCTTAGTATAATGGTTTATGTGATAAATAATTGGAATTATGATGTGGAATTGGCAAAAAGCTTTTCTTGCATTACTAGAAGAACATGCATTTTGGAACTTTAGTACCATGTGATATGGCATTTtgaattccttttttatttaattcctttttttttactcgaGCTTTTATAAACATTACCTATTCTTGTTGTAGATATACATAAGGTCACCATTTAGGATGCTCAAGGTTGCAATTCAAACTTAAGTCAATATTATGCACTGTGGAATAgttttcttgaattattttgtattttaacaattatattttattatgaaatctTTTGGCAACATTGAAActtagtattttatatatatcaaatatgaaATTGCCCCTCTTCcaacttaataataacaaaaaaagttaaaaatatgaaaacatcCCCCCACATACtagtttattaattttcaataatatcatttttctatgcttaaaaagaaaggaaaaagatgaATAAGCCCCCAAATGtcagtttattattatttgcttttaaggatatttaagtaattttactatgctaaaaaatatatgaaaagacAACATTGTTATAATCGATTTGATAATGACCAATATGTCATGTTGAAAATAAGACACTATCTCTACCAGCAAGGCCATTACTTTTTGttgaaaacgaaaaaaaaatataaaaacattgtttcaatccataatGTTGTGTGTTTTGGGCTATAGTGGATTTCTAAagtcttttaggttttttttttttaataatgtagaGAGCTTGGGTGTGAAAactctaatattatttttttagttaggtGGATAAACATgactatttaaaattaaaaactaaagaaagcccatatgtttttgagtttttttttttggtacctTAGCATAgttaaacaaaattatcaaataatatagtctataaaatatttaggaaagTAGTATAGTTGAGAGAGTCGTA
The Populus nigra chromosome 3, ddPopNigr1.1, whole genome shotgun sequence genome window above contains:
- the LOC133690068 gene encoding WD-40 repeat-containing protein MSI4-like — translated: MEAAAAAPQVPKKRGRKPKPKEDQQQQQQSAGPKMKEGKKAHQHSVDDKYTQWKSLVPVLYDWLANHNLVWPSLSCRWGPQLEQATYKNRQRLYLSEQTDGSVPNTLVIANCEVVKSRVAAAEHISQFNEEARSPFVKKYKTIIHPGEVNRIRELPQNSKIVATHTDSPDVLIWDVEAQPNRHAVLGATNSRPDLILTGHQDNAEFALAMCPTEPYVLSGGKDKSVVLWSIQDHITSSATDPATKSPGSGGSIIKKAGDGNDKATDGPSVGPRGIYQGHEDTVEDVAFCPSSAQEFCSVGDDSCLILWDARNGTNPAIKVEKAHNADLHCVDWNPHDDNLILTGSADTSVCMFDRRNLTSNGVGSPVYKFEGHNAAVLCVQWSPDKASVFGSSAEDGLLNIWDYEKVGKRSERLTRALNSPAGLFFQHAGHRDKVVDFHWNASDPWTLVSVSDDCDTTGGGGTLQIWRMSDLIYRPEDEVLAELEKFKSHVVSCASKP